A genomic segment from Barrientosiimonas humi encodes:
- a CDS encoding DUF937 domain-containing protein produces MAAVDDIVNQLPISQLAQQVGADEESVRAAAQQAVPALVQGMQANAQDPGGESSLRDALGQHQGATPDPASVDTADGEAIVSNIFGGNRDAVVNQLGSQTGGSGGGDLLGKLLPILAPIVMGYIADKVLKGGGRGDGGLGDILGGGQDEQGGQGGQQAPAPQQPPAPQGGGQGAPGGPQGGGQGAPPSVPPAGQPVPEPVGADGQPPAPAPQGQSVPQQPADQGGQVPQGQAPQQGQGGSLGDILGDLLGGGAGGQQSQQSGGGLGSILGDLLGGGKKG; encoded by the coding sequence ATGGCTGCTGTCGACGACATCGTGAACCAGCTGCCCATCAGTCAGCTGGCGCAGCAGGTCGGTGCCGACGAGGAGAGCGTGCGCGCCGCGGCGCAGCAGGCGGTCCCCGCGCTCGTCCAGGGCATGCAGGCCAACGCGCAGGACCCCGGCGGCGAGAGCTCGCTGCGGGACGCGCTCGGTCAGCACCAGGGCGCCACGCCCGACCCTGCCTCGGTCGACACCGCCGACGGCGAGGCGATCGTCAGCAACATCTTCGGCGGCAACCGCGACGCCGTCGTGAACCAGCTCGGCAGCCAGACCGGCGGCTCGGGCGGCGGCGACCTGCTGGGCAAGCTGCTGCCGATCCTCGCGCCGATCGTGATGGGTTACATCGCCGACAAGGTGCTCAAGGGCGGCGGCCGGGGCGACGGTGGCCTCGGCGACATCCTGGGTGGCGGGCAGGACGAGCAGGGTGGTCAGGGCGGCCAGCAGGCGCCGGCGCCGCAGCAGCCGCCGGCGCCGCAGGGCGGCGGTCAGGGTGCGCCCGGCGGGCCGCAGGGTGGCGGCCAGGGTGCGCCGCCGAGCGTCCCGCCGGCCGGTCAGCCGGTGCCCGAGCCGGTCGGCGCCGACGGTCAGCCCCCGGCGCCCGCGCCGCAGGGCCAGTCCGTGCCGCAGCAGCCGGCCGACCAGGGGGGCCAGGTCCCGCAGGGGCAGGCGCCGCAGCAGGGCCAGGGCGGCTCGCTCGGCGACATCCTGGGCGACCTCCTCGGCGGCGGCGCCGGTGGCCAGCAGTCGCAGCAGTCCGGCGGCGGCCTCGGCTCGATCCTCGGCGACCTGCTCGGCGGCGGGAAGAAGGGCTGA
- a CDS encoding response regulator: MPDATPIRLVLVDDDPLVRAGLQLILGGALDIEVVDEATDGQAAVEVVAQLRPDIVLMDVRMPRLDGVAATEQILARHGESVRVVVLTTFDTDDLVVRALRAGASGFLLKDTPPAQLVEAVRSVADGHPILSPQITATLIAQVSGSPVDDRGARAQRLLATLSERELEVARAVGEGLSNAEISRTLYLSVPTVKTHVSRLLDKLGCSNRVQVALLVHDAEQGR; this comes from the coding sequence ATGCCCGACGCCACCCCGATCCGCCTCGTGCTCGTCGACGACGACCCGCTGGTGCGCGCCGGGCTGCAGCTGATCCTCGGCGGCGCGCTGGACATCGAGGTCGTCGACGAGGCGACCGACGGGCAGGCCGCGGTCGAGGTCGTCGCGCAGCTGAGGCCGGACATCGTGCTGATGGACGTGCGCATGCCGCGGCTCGACGGGGTCGCCGCCACCGAGCAGATCCTGGCCCGGCACGGCGAGTCGGTGCGGGTGGTGGTGCTGACGACGTTCGACACCGACGACCTGGTCGTGCGCGCGCTGCGGGCGGGGGCCAGCGGCTTCCTGCTCAAGGACACTCCCCCGGCGCAGCTCGTCGAGGCGGTGCGCAGCGTCGCCGACGGGCACCCGATCCTGTCGCCGCAGATCACCGCGACGCTGATCGCGCAGGTGAGCGGCAGCCCGGTCGACGACCGCGGCGCCCGCGCGCAACGGCTGCTGGCGACGCTGAGCGAGCGGGAGCTGGAGGTCGCGCGCGCGGTCGGCGAGGGCCTGTCGAACGCGGAGATCTCGCGCACGCTCTATCTGTCCGTGCCGACCGTGAAGACGCACGTGTCGCGGCTGCTGGACAAGCTCGGCTGCAGCAACCGGGTGCAGGTCGCGCTGCTCGTGCACGACGCCGAGCAGGGTCGCTGA